From one Aggregicoccus sp. 17bor-14 genomic stretch:
- a CDS encoding DUF3943 domain-containing protein → MRRWPLEMSVAALVLLGSLRAQASPPADAPLADAPLAQQQEQRSRMPADAPLANPINPHCQDCEVRPRPWTALGELMLTQALPSSFNIILRDAEWARINAASWAANLENPWQWDNNAFLNNQFSHPYHGSLYYNSARANGYDFWRSAPWAFGGSLMWELFGERWAPSPNDLWNTSLGGITLGETLWRVSSLVLDNEATGSERVMREIGAALINPVRGFNRLVDGHAWREGPNPPGFRPKRIMGLLDLGYGRSDGETLPGDSVKVDAAFLAGELLYGDPVSDLAGVPFSTFDGRLWLMSKQEEGARRFSLLQARGSLHAWRLSHGGEDGAQHFLATYITYDYFSTPSLDYGGQGFAVGPVSRWGAMGPVRFETELLATPMPIAAVRSDYFVTEEGRDYDYGIGMGGRAEMRLLFAGRARLKAAGRYLWEPILSGYNGNHQQLSLDVEARFFVIGQVGLGAAATWYRRNSQYDAFPDVNRTGREIRVFASLAGPRWTP, encoded by the coding sequence ATGAGGCGGTGGCCACTCGAGATGTCCGTCGCTGCGCTGGTGCTGCTGGGCAGCTTGCGCGCGCAGGCAAGCCCCCCCGCGGACGCCCCGCTCGCGGATGCCCCGCTCGCGCAGCAGCAGGAGCAGCGCTCGCGGATGCCGGCGGATGCGCCCCTGGCGAATCCCATCAACCCGCACTGCCAGGACTGCGAGGTGCGGCCCCGGCCGTGGACCGCCCTCGGCGAGCTGATGCTCACGCAGGCGCTGCCCTCCTCCTTCAACATCATCCTGCGCGACGCGGAGTGGGCGAGGATCAACGCGGCCAGCTGGGCGGCGAACCTCGAGAACCCGTGGCAGTGGGACAACAACGCGTTCCTCAACAACCAGTTCAGCCACCCGTACCACGGCAGCCTCTACTACAACTCGGCGCGCGCCAACGGCTACGACTTCTGGCGCTCGGCGCCGTGGGCCTTCGGCGGCAGCCTCATGTGGGAGCTGTTCGGCGAGCGCTGGGCGCCGAGCCCCAACGACCTGTGGAACACCAGCCTCGGCGGCATCACGCTGGGCGAGACGCTGTGGCGCGTGTCCTCGCTGGTGCTGGACAACGAGGCCACCGGCTCGGAGCGCGTGATGCGCGAGATCGGCGCCGCGCTCATCAACCCGGTGCGCGGCTTCAACCGGCTGGTGGACGGGCACGCGTGGCGCGAGGGCCCGAACCCGCCGGGCTTTCGCCCCAAGCGCATCATGGGCCTGCTGGACCTGGGCTACGGGCGCAGCGACGGGGAGACCCTGCCGGGCGACAGCGTGAAGGTGGACGCGGCCTTCCTCGCCGGAGAGCTGCTCTACGGAGACCCGGTGTCGGACCTCGCGGGCGTGCCCTTCAGCACCTTCGACGGGCGGCTGTGGCTGATGTCCAAGCAGGAGGAGGGGGCGCGCCGCTTCTCGCTGCTGCAGGCGCGCGGCAGCCTGCACGCCTGGCGCCTCTCGCACGGCGGGGAGGACGGCGCGCAGCACTTCCTCGCCACCTACATCACCTACGACTACTTCAGCACGCCCTCGCTGGACTACGGCGGCCAGGGCTTCGCCGTGGGGCCGGTGTCGCGCTGGGGCGCCATGGGGCCGGTGCGCTTCGAGACGGAGCTGCTCGCCACGCCCATGCCCATCGCCGCGGTGCGCAGCGACTACTTCGTCACCGAGGAGGGGCGCGACTACGACTACGGCATCGGCATGGGCGGCCGCGCCGAGATGCGCCTGCTCTTCGCCGGACGCGCGCGCCTGAAGGCCGCCGGGCGCTACCTCTGGGAGCCCATCCTCAGCGGCTACAACGGCAACCACCAGCAGCTGTCCCTGGACGTGGAGGCGCGCTTCTTCGTCATCGGGCAGGTGGGGCTGGGGGCCGCGGCCACCTGGTACCGGCGCAACAGCCAGTACGACGCCTTTCCGGACGTGAACCGCACGGGGCGAGAGATCCGCGTCTTCGCCTCGCTCGCCGGCCCGAGGTGGACGCCGTGA
- a CDS encoding endonuclease/exonuclease/phosphatase family protein, translating to MRDRVVPRAAALLLLLSLCGCRIATNYEDPEGPRYTGDFVTASPVPGPVLRVVTYNLAFGEEVDKAIASLSHPPLGDADIVVMQEMDAPGVERIARALGWRYVYYPSFIQKDGDDFGNAVLTRWPLLADRKVVLPYYDPYVHSRRSAVLAVVDLAGHRAAVASVHLHTLGTGLGARLDQSEAVCGAMDALAQESGAALRFVGGDFNTPDLGAGDQMVRLFQERDYLWASSGAGSTVDWLLGSLTSDFVFSHGASAQVSGVDDGDTGTDHRPVWVEFEWPR from the coding sequence GTGCGAGACCGCGTCGTACCCCGCGCAGCGGCCCTGCTGCTCCTGCTGTCGCTCTGCGGCTGCCGGATTGCCACGAACTACGAGGACCCCGAGGGGCCCCGCTACACCGGCGACTTCGTCACCGCCTCGCCGGTGCCGGGGCCGGTGCTGCGCGTGGTGACGTACAACCTCGCGTTCGGGGAGGAGGTGGACAAGGCCATCGCCTCCCTCTCGCACCCGCCGCTCGGAGATGCGGACATCGTGGTGATGCAGGAGATGGACGCGCCCGGCGTGGAGCGCATCGCGCGCGCGCTGGGGTGGCGCTACGTATACTACCCCTCCTTCATCCAGAAGGACGGCGACGACTTCGGCAACGCCGTGCTCACGCGCTGGCCCCTGCTCGCGGACCGCAAGGTGGTGCTGCCCTACTACGACCCGTACGTGCACAGCCGGCGCTCCGCGGTGCTCGCGGTGGTGGACCTCGCGGGCCATCGGGCCGCGGTGGCCAGCGTGCACCTGCACACGCTGGGCACCGGGCTGGGCGCGCGCCTGGACCAGTCCGAAGCCGTGTGCGGCGCGATGGACGCGCTGGCGCAGGAGAGCGGGGCGGCCTTGCGCTTCGTGGGCGGAGACTTCAACACGCCCGACCTCGGGGCGGGCGACCAGATGGTGAGGCTGTTCCAGGAGCGCGACTACCTCTGGGCCTCCTCGGGCGCCGGGAGCACCGTGGACTGGCTGCTGGGCAGCCTCACCTCGGACTTCGTCTTCTCGCACGGGGCCTCCGCGCAGGTGAGCGGCGTGGACGACGGGGACACGGGCACCGACCACCGCCCGGTCTGGGTGGAGTTCGAATGGCCCCGCTGA